A region of Burkholderia gladioli DNA encodes the following proteins:
- a CDS encoding OsmC family protein, giving the protein MSTHPNGIDVPALQQFVQEVASDVSKRNARFNVNTKWEHQTRSVATVSHYTLGGVTHQRHFEIAADEPTELLGKNSAPNPQELLMAALNACLTVGYVVNAAAMGITVHSLEIETDGELDLRGFLGLDETVNPGYDEVSYVVRLHTDASRERVEELHRIVTRTSVNLANFSKAIRMVPTLEVREG; this is encoded by the coding sequence ATGAGCACTCACCCCAATGGGATCGACGTACCGGCTTTGCAGCAGTTTGTGCAGGAAGTGGCCAGCGACGTCTCAAAGCGCAACGCGCGCTTCAACGTCAACACGAAATGGGAGCACCAGACCCGATCCGTGGCGACCGTCAGTCACTACACGTTGGGCGGGGTGACCCACCAGCGGCATTTTGAGATCGCCGCGGATGAGCCGACCGAGTTGTTGGGCAAGAACAGCGCGCCTAACCCTCAGGAGCTGCTTATGGCCGCGCTCAATGCCTGCCTCACAGTGGGGTACGTTGTGAACGCTGCTGCGATGGGTATTACGGTTCACAGCCTTGAAATCGAAACTGACGGCGAACTGGATCTGCGCGGCTTCCTGGGTCTCGACGAAACCGTCAACCCCGGTTACGACGAAGTGAGCTATGTCGTTCGCCTGCACACCGACGCGTCGCGTGAACGGGTAGAGGAACTGCACAGGATTGTGACCAGAACCTCGGTCAACCTCGCCAATTTCTCGAAGGCGATCCGTATGGTGCCGACGCTGGAAGTTCGCGAAGGATAG
- a CDS encoding TetR/AcrR family transcriptional regulator: MAAGTREALVQAAENLMRTRGYAAFSYADLVGTVGIRKASIHHHFPTKEDLGIAIVEAYVARVVEAFERIERENSGLWGRLNGFFETFRASSDGTLLPLCGALAAEMTALPPELQKLTHRFFDLQLRWLAKVIDKGIADGEIPAGAGSRRKAYQVLSVLEGASFVDWAMKEGESLDSSIIRLIVAAS, translated from the coding sequence ATGGCAGCAGGAACGCGTGAGGCGCTGGTACAGGCGGCAGAAAATCTGATGAGAACGAGAGGCTATGCGGCTTTTAGCTACGCGGATCTGGTAGGGACCGTCGGTATCCGCAAGGCTAGCATTCACCACCATTTCCCCACAAAGGAGGATTTGGGAATTGCCATTGTCGAGGCATATGTCGCGCGAGTCGTGGAGGCGTTTGAGCGGATCGAGCGGGAAAACAGTGGCTTGTGGGGCAGATTGAACGGCTTCTTTGAAACGTTTCGCGCCAGCAGTGACGGAACCTTACTGCCTTTGTGCGGTGCCCTTGCTGCCGAAATGACAGCTCTACCGCCAGAGCTGCAAAAGCTCACGCACCGGTTCTTCGATCTGCAATTGCGCTGGCTGGCGAAGGTTATCGACAAGGGCATCGCTGATGGCGAAATTCCAGCCGGCGCGGGCAGCAGACGGAAGGCGTATCAGGTTTTGAGCGTGCTCGAAGGGGCCAGCTTCGTTGACTGGGCCATGAAGGAAGGCGAGTCGCTCGACAGCAGCATTATCCGGCTCATTGTCGCCGCGTCATGA